A stretch of Aristophania vespae DNA encodes these proteins:
- a CDS encoding phage protein Gp27 family protein, translating to MPRPSTVSRLADATRQKIGELHDAGCTIDDIMQALPQASISHTALERHIRQRKRLGLELKRSRNVAENLVTQMGNKAPGQKQKQVLLTELFHTMLLDVFMKSDSQKLSALTENPKEFSAFADAIYALAHTSRPDAPPRTKIEEKAQSKTKDKAKPKIVKAASRQKLSTAITQQGTAKKADAKLQNAPSRSAKPCKAKSRNVTLKTEDTATGKIAEKASEQELSAEMIAQIMAEAFGAKLYNADSHDASLKTDNKAGAKIAATSARQGLSAKTIEQIMDGAFGVKSHNAPPRSAKSCEAPS from the coding sequence ATGCCCAGACCATCGACAGTATCAAGGCTGGCTGATGCAACCCGGCAAAAAATTGGTGAGTTACATGATGCAGGCTGCACTATTGATGACATAATGCAGGCCCTGCCCCAAGCCAGCATCAGCCATACAGCCTTAGAGCGCCATATCAGGCAGCGTAAAAGGCTGGGCCTTGAACTGAAAAGATCGCGCAACGTGGCCGAAAATCTGGTCACCCAAATGGGCAATAAAGCACCAGGCCAGAAGCAGAAGCAGGTGCTACTCACTGAACTATTTCATACCATGCTGCTGGATGTGTTTATGAAATCAGACAGTCAGAAACTGTCAGCACTAACAGAAAATCCGAAAGAATTTTCGGCTTTTGCAGATGCGATTTATGCCCTAGCCCATACCAGCCGGCCAGATGCTCCGCCACGCACCAAGATAGAAGAAAAAGCACAATCAAAGACAAAAGATAAAGCAAAACCCAAAATCGTTAAAGCAGCATCCAGGCAAAAGCTTTCCACCGCCATAACGCAACAGGGCACAGCCAAAAAAGCTGATGCAAAATTACAAAATGCACCATCACGCAGTGCAAAGCCATGTAAGGCTAAATCACGCAATGTGACATTAAAAACAGAAGACACAGCAACAGGTAAAATTGCCGAAAAAGCCAGCGAACAGGAACTCTCTGCCGAAATGATCGCTCAGATCATGGCCGAGGCTTTTGGTGCAAAATTATATAATGCAGACTCACACGATGCGTCATTAAAGACAGACAATAAAGCAGGAGCCAAAATTGCTGCAACCTCAGCCAGACAGGGACTTTCTGCCAAAACGATAGAACAAATCATGGACGGGGCTTTTGGTGTGAAGTCACATAATGCACCACCACGCAGCGCAAAATCTTGCGAGGCACCCTCATGA
- a CDS encoding phage portal protein family protein, with protein sequence MRAGLTRSIVFNSLFKLFSNRDWGVFVQSFGIPVRVGKFDQSSTDSDRNTLWRAVSDVAGSLGCMIPKNMDLEFIEPRSGAGANDTHERRIKWLDEQTSKAVLGQTGTTDARQGTHAASMTHRLVQEDIERSDALLLAHTLNEQLVKQMVDYSFGPPADGHYPIATIGRPDEAPVSVLIDAVQKLGPQGLKIKADELYTRLNVKPPLEGDETVGIQPQTRNATPPPT encoded by the coding sequence ATAAGAGCCGGGCTAACGCGATCAATCGTGTTTAACAGCCTGTTCAAACTATTTTCAAACCGTGATTGGGGCGTGTTTGTGCAGAGTTTTGGCATTCCGGTCCGTGTTGGTAAATTTGACCAGTCCAGCACAGATAGCGACCGTAATACGCTTTGGAGGGCCGTTTCAGACGTTGCAGGCTCACTCGGCTGTATGATCCCCAAAAATATGGATCTTGAATTTATAGAACCCAGAAGCGGCGCCGGCGCCAATGACACTCACGAAAGACGCATTAAGTGGCTGGATGAACAGACAAGCAAGGCCGTTCTGGGCCAAACCGGCACCACAGATGCCCGGCAGGGAACACACGCCGCCTCAATGACACACCGCCTGGTGCAGGAAGACATAGAAAGATCAGATGCTCTTTTGCTCGCCCATACCCTTAATGAACAGCTTGTAAAACAAATGGTGGATTACAGTTTTGGCCCCCCTGCTGACGGACATTACCCCATCGCAACAATTGGCCGACCAGACGAAGCCCCTGTTTCTGTCTTGATTGATGCGGTTCAGAAACTCGGTCCGCAGGGACTGAAAATCAAAGCAGATGAATTATATACCAGACTTAATGTCAAACCCCCTCTCGAAGGCGATGAAACAGTCGGTATTCAGCCCCAGACACGAAACGCCACACCACCTCCTACTTAA
- a CDS encoding antitoxin, with the protein MPYSSLIKTSTPREARLFRNNKSQAVRIPVDFELPGKSVLIHKDGDCLIIEPLAHKGLSAALANLQPLLPEDYFPEINTTSQPLSEIEL; encoded by the coding sequence GTGCCATATTCATCACTTATAAAAACATCAACGCCACGTGAGGCGAGACTTTTTCGAAATAATAAAAGCCAAGCTGTTCGTATTCCTGTAGATTTTGAGTTGCCAGGCAAAAGCGTGCTCATTCATAAAGATGGAGACTGTTTGATTATCGAACCTTTGGCTCATAAAGGTTTATCTGCAGCTCTGGCTAATTTGCAGCCTTTACTTCCTGAAGACTATTTTCCCGAAATAAATACGACCTCACAGCCTTTGTCAGAAATCGAATTATGA
- a CDS encoding Mu-like prophage major head subunit gpT family protein, with protein sequence MDINIGNINALTTRVNLAFNKYIETVDTHYQPFTMVVPSSAGENLYPRLMELPGFREWFGQRVVHRIGEEGRISVANRTFEQTFSIRREDIEDDQMGFLTPIVQQLASDAASLPDKLIFELLENGHKNRGMDGQYFFDPDHEAYDQTGTLTAFSNIMRPASGEATTAAWYLFNTRQPMKPMIFQNRRKFVIQARTQLQQGNVFNGNEFVWGADGRCAAGYGLHNFAFRSTAPLTAENLGKAIGQMQAQYRRDGTPYNTRPDMIFVPTSLEGPARQLIEKDFLPTLAPDGKTYVTGSNPWSRTAKLVVCPYLNPLAVSE encoded by the coding sequence ATGGACATTAATATAGGTAATATCAACGCGTTAACGACACGCGTGAATTTGGCCTTTAACAAATATATTGAAACTGTCGATACGCATTACCAGCCTTTTACCATGGTGGTTCCCTCCTCTGCGGGAGAAAATCTTTATCCCCGCCTCATGGAGCTGCCAGGTTTTCGGGAATGGTTTGGCCAGCGCGTGGTGCATCGCATTGGTGAGGAAGGCCGCATTTCTGTTGCCAACCGCACTTTTGAGCAGACTTTCTCTATTCGTCGTGAAGATATTGAAGATGACCAGATGGGGTTTTTAACCCCTATTGTGCAGCAGCTCGCTTCTGATGCGGCTAGTCTGCCTGACAAGCTCATTTTTGAGCTTCTTGAAAATGGTCATAAAAATCGCGGCATGGATGGGCAATATTTCTTTGATCCTGACCATGAAGCTTATGACCAGACGGGCACATTAACGGCTTTTTCAAATATTATGCGCCCTGCTTCTGGCGAGGCTACAACAGCAGCATGGTACTTATTTAATACACGCCAGCCTATGAAGCCGATGATTTTCCAGAACCGTCGGAAATTCGTTATTCAGGCGCGCACCCAGCTTCAGCAGGGTAATGTATTTAATGGTAATGAGTTTGTATGGGGTGCTGACGGGCGCTGTGCTGCGGGTTATGGTCTGCATAATTTTGCCTTCCGCTCTACAGCTCCCTTAACGGCTGAAAATCTTGGCAAAGCTATTGGCCAGATGCAGGCGCAATATCGCCGTGATGGCACACCTTATAACACACGGCCAGATATGATTTTCGTCCCCACTTCTTTAGAGGGGCCAGCGCGGCAGCTTATAGAAAAAGACTTCCTGCCTACCTTGGCACCTGATGGCAAGACTTATGTCACGGGTTCTAATCCATGGAGCAGAACAGCCAAACTTGTGGTTTGCCCTTATCTCAATCCTTTGGCGGTAAGTGAATAA
- a CDS encoding phage protease: MIELPLPKDDNNVPDWVHLLPSGSFSAAGGSRTLRAEELHAIIRESMKQGKIVLDENHSTDLAAPRGKTAPAMGWITAMQVRDDGIWGRVEWTNRGKNIMADKAYRAISPVLKSDYRGQVIQIMRASLTNNPDLSLQTLHSQQIQEDALTYPLSALRTRLGLPADADEAAITAAIASALKAAKLYVLLRTGAAQLAGLDQSDQTITDEAILTKLRAGQDQVSLHAANQKALQIQIDELKTANARMAGERFVEIAGQKKAITSELKTQLITLHASNPELARTIVAGLADAPSSESVTLHGAALAMPHGNAPSFKTIDAALGLTSDDLKKGGLG, translated from the coding sequence ATGATAGAATTGCCCCTTCCGAAAGACGACAATAATGTGCCTGACTGGGTGCATTTACTCCCCTCCGGGTCGTTCTCCGCTGCTGGCGGGAGCAGAACGCTGCGCGCTGAGGAGCTTCATGCCATTATAAGGGAGTCCATGAAGCAGGGGAAAATTGTGCTTGATGAAAATCACAGCACAGATCTCGCTGCCCCCCGTGGCAAGACAGCCCCAGCCATGGGGTGGATTACAGCCATGCAGGTGCGTGATGACGGCATTTGGGGTCGTGTCGAATGGACAAACCGCGGCAAAAACATCATGGCAGATAAGGCCTATAGGGCTATTTCGCCTGTTTTAAAAAGCGATTATCGCGGCCAGGTCATCCAGATCATGCGGGCTTCTTTGACCAATAATCCTGATCTCTCTCTCCAGACCCTTCATTCACAACAGATACAGGAGGATGCGTTGACGTATCCACTTTCTGCACTGCGTACACGCCTCGGCCTGCCGGCTGATGCGGATGAAGCCGCCATCACCGCGGCGATTGCTTCAGCTTTAAAAGCTGCCAAGCTTTATGTTTTGCTTCGGACTGGAGCGGCTCAGCTTGCTGGGCTGGATCAGTCAGATCAGACTATCACGGATGAGGCCATTCTCACAAAGCTCAGAGCAGGACAAGATCAGGTCTCGCTCCATGCGGCAAACCAAAAAGCCCTGCAAATACAGATTGACGAGCTAAAAACCGCCAATGCCCGCATGGCAGGTGAGAGATTTGTCGAAATAGCCGGTCAGAAAAAGGCCATTACGAGTGAGCTGAAAACACAGCTTATTACGCTCCATGCCTCTAACCCTGAATTGGCAAGAACCATTGTAGCAGGTCTGGCTGATGCCCCCTCATCAGAGAGCGTTACACTTCATGGTGCTGCCTTGGCCATGCCACATGGAAACGCTCCGTCATTTAAAACCATTGATGCCGCGCTTGGCCTGACATCAGACGATCTGAAAAAAGGAGGGCTGGGATAA
- a CDS encoding type II toxin-antitoxin system VapC family toxin, with product MLDTNIVSELAQNPHGPVSHKIAEIGDDAICVSIITAAELHYGCAKKGSAKLTHQIEAILNSVKIMALDIPVDNQYGTIRTQLEASGHVISPHNLLVATQASALGAIVVTSNIEEFGKLEGLKLENWLAL from the coding sequence ATGCTTGATACAAATATTGTATCTGAATTAGCCCAAAATCCTCATGGCCCTGTGTCTCACAAAATCGCAGAAATTGGCGATGATGCTATTTGTGTTAGTATTATTACGGCAGCAGAACTTCATTATGGATGTGCCAAAAAGGGTTCAGCAAAATTAACACACCAGATTGAAGCTATTTTAAATAGTGTTAAAATAATGGCTCTCGATATTCCTGTTGATAATCAATATGGCACTATCAGAACGCAGCTTGAGGCGTCTGGTCATGTCATAAGCCCTCATAACCTCCTTGTGGCTACTCAGGCCTCTGCTCTTGGGGCTATAGTTGTAACATCTAATATTGAAGAGTTCGGAAAGCTAGAAGGTTTGAAACTGGAAAATTGGCTGGCACTTTAA
- a CDS encoding gp436 family protein, which translates to MAYATLNDLIQRFGRHEIAATTTDLDCPRGTVDEARVKQVLDDASAVMDSYLQRRYKLPVSPVTPVLVRVCCQLARFDLAMGGDNVPSEQIKSGQQAAMAWLCDVAAGKATLDAQAVNETGSIWSRVSTRQTEVNAVALW; encoded by the coding sequence ATGGCTTATGCGACGCTCAATGATCTCATCCAGCGTTTTGGCCGTCATGAAATTGCGGCCACAACGACCGATCTCGACTGCCCTCGGGGTACGGTAGATGAAGCCCGTGTAAAACAGGTTTTAGACGATGCTTCGGCTGTCATGGACAGTTATCTCCAGCGTCGATACAAGCTGCCAGTCAGCCCGGTTACCCCTGTACTGGTTCGCGTTTGCTGTCAGCTTGCTCGTTTCGATTTGGCAATGGGTGGCGATAATGTCCCTTCTGAGCAAATCAAAAGCGGGCAACAAGCTGCAATGGCATGGTTATGCGACGTGGCAGCCGGAAAAGCGACGCTTGATGCGCAGGCTGTCAATGAAACGGGATCTATCTGGTCGCGCGTTTCTACACGGCAGACTGAGGTTAATGCGGTGGCATTATGGTAG
- a CDS encoding phage portal protein family protein, with the protein MAIFDQFGTPLPPHGNRERLGATVSGYRPALSDPIATSGLNPTDAAALLQSAAEGNSSDWQTLCELIEERDLHYLGVISTRKRSVAQLPITVEAAGASAKQKQAADFVQKWLDKGIFQRSAFDILDAIAKGFSVHEIIWHCEAGNYYPKKLIYRPQRWFEISYQDGETIWLRADDVKGSKKARPSIKDAVAEPMMQPLDPELPLHTAILHGLA; encoded by the coding sequence ATGGCCATATTTGACCAGTTCGGTACCCCCCTTCCCCCTCATGGCAATCGTGAAAGACTGGGGGCAACAGTGTCAGGCTACCGCCCTGCGCTGTCTGATCCCATTGCGACATCGGGCCTAAACCCGACAGATGCCGCCGCATTGTTGCAGTCAGCCGCAGAAGGAAATTCGAGCGACTGGCAAACATTATGCGAACTGATAGAAGAAAGAGACCTGCATTATTTGGGGGTCATCAGCACACGCAAAAGATCAGTTGCCCAGCTTCCCATAACGGTTGAGGCCGCCGGGGCCTCGGCCAAACAGAAACAGGCCGCCGATTTTGTTCAAAAATGGCTCGATAAGGGTATTTTTCAGCGTTCTGCCTTTGATATTTTAGATGCAATTGCCAAAGGTTTTTCGGTTCATGAAATTATCTGGCATTGTGAGGCTGGAAATTATTACCCCAAAAAGCTCATTTACCGCCCCCAAAGATGGTTTGAAATCAGCTATCAAGATGGCGAAACAATTTGGCTCCGTGCTGACGATGTCAAAGGCAGCAAAAAAGCACGCCCCTCCATAAAAGACGCTGTTGCAGAACCCATGATGCAACCGCTAGACCCCGAATTACCCTTACACACCGCCATCCTTCATGGTCTGGCCTGA